ttctttaaaaaaaaaaaatccagtccacCTGTTGTGGCTTTTGAATGAAAACTACATTATTCCATCACATTGTCAGAAAGTTGTTTAATATACAGCACTTTTACCCACCACATTCTGATCTAATTACTTTGAGAAAGCCATCACATCCAGCTgtaatgaagaaaatattcaaatataccATCACAAGGGAAGATTAAACAAAGTTTGGCACAAGAGCTGGGCAGTTCTGAAGAATACATGCCAGAAACCGCCTTTTCAAAGGGGAAAGCTGTTATCAACACTGCCGAAGTTTGAAAGGCTGCAGAGGAAGCCTTTGCCTTAATTTGTTGAGtgaaaaccacagaaaaagcCTGCAATTTCAAAGGAATAAATCTACAGAAAAAAGTATTGAAGAGGACAGTTTAGAATCATTTATTAAAATAAGCTAATGTATATTGTGTACATGCAAAGATGATTAAATTACAGCTGTCAACAActcaaaaagaaatgtgaaataacCAAAGCACCCTGATTACTACAGCAAAAGGAATTACAACTGTACTGTGCATGGGCAGTACTTAAAAAATAGCAAGAGACAAATTTACAAACAGGAACATGAAGGATAAGGAATTCAGATCAAAGATAAATACCAAAGAATGTACATCAGGCTCTGCTTCCTATAACCTGAACCTGAATTTAACCACGATTACTCTCTAGATGCCTATTCTACCATCCCATCCAAAAACAAAAAGTCACAACCTCTAGGCTGGACACCACCAATCCAGTTTCAAAAGCTGTAAGTTGTTTCCTAGCTGTAAGCTAGGAAACATTACAAAAGCAGCTATTAAAACATCTTAACACATAACAACATCCCTCCCTTTTGTTTCCAGTCAACAGACTTGATGACATAAGTCAAAGATGACTGGCAGACACTCCACAATACACATTTTTGAAGTCTTTATACTCAGTGCAATGTCCTAAGTCCTTTCTCATGTTTGCATACTCATTTATCTCTGTGTGCTCCAGCCACAGTTCTCGTGGACTTTTATAACAGGAAAGGAGTTGAAAGAAGAGCAGCTCTTCTGGAGCAGTCTTCCAGGACTCTGCTCTCCATATTGTAAGGAAATTCAAAAATACTATGCAGGGCAAATACTCACCATGTTCAATTGCATTCACACGTCTGTTTGTTATTTTAATGGCTTCATCCAAAGTAACAAAGGATGTCTGATGGAAAGACATTCAATAATTAATACATAACAAAACAAACTCAGCATTTTCATTAATCCtacaaacaaaacagacaaaattcTTGATGGGAGCAGAATTGTTTCTGCTAATGTCAGTGCTCTCACTATTAACAGATTACATCTGAACGCTGCACATCAGCAGTTACAAGTCTACTATACCAAATACTAACTCCCTGAAGAAAGTTTCTTCTTTGCATTTTTGActaatgaaatcagtgaaactgTAGTATAACTGAGTTTTATGACCGAAAAAGGCCTGCAACTGTGTACTGTGATAAACTAAAGGATTATAGTACAGCTGAAAGCATTAGGTTGCAATCACTGAGACCACTTTACTGTCATTTATGAACTGCGAGAAACCAGAgaccccttccctctccctcccatttttttttcctcccatcaaCCTGTAAGGAGGCCAGTTCTACAAGCAACTCCACAGCTTTGGCATAGTTCCTCTTCAGCTTAGCCAGCTGTTCTCCACCCCTGGCCAAGCCAGTCAGCTcataacctgaaaaaaaaaaaaaaaacaaataatatctCCTGCTAATGCCATTATGGCGTTTCCTTACCAGAGAAAAATTAGTATTTTACAAACTACAGGGATACAAGATGGCTCAGGAACTGACAAGGTAAAGTCTGCCCATTAACAAATCTCTTCATATAGTGGTTTATGTAAAAAGTCATTGTTTGCATGTCCACAGTAAGATCTGCCAGTCTTAAAAACCTTCTAACCTTAACCTTAAAAACTGGTCATCGAGACCAATCTTCCTCTAGTGTGAAAAACACACTGATTTAGGGAGTTAAAATCCACTATAGCCTCTAATAACAACTCCTCCATGTCACAGGAACACAGGTAAAGCATCATAGAGGAAACACATACTACTATGCCTATACTGTGAACTGACTTATCAGCAAGGCATGACAATATTTTTCCACTAGCATAGAATAGCTATAAGTACCTGTAAGATATAAAATACTCATTTTGTACTTACTGTCCCCTCCTTCCTGGTAATGCTCAAAAACTGGCAAGGTTACACCtagcaaaagcaaacaagaacaTGTGCAAGACACAAAGTGTTACTTATTTATTAAGTACAACTCACTTTTCCCCCATTTGCTTCTAATGAATTACATGAGCTCGGAAGCTTTGCTTTCAAAATCTTGACATACAGTTTGGAAAGATTAAGTCATGCTGGTTCTGCCATTTTTTACAGAACTTCAGAACTGTATTACTTTACATCTCATTGAGATACAGGCACACAAAAAATTCAGGGAAGTATATTCAATTTTACTATGCTTCTGTTTAAGCAATATTTTCCTCATGCTTAAGGAATGCTTTGAGTGTTTGATTATAAtttatctttcttgatttcttAATAGAGAATTCTTGCTATTTAATTTCATGtagttaattttttaatatttaatttcctgATTTCCGGACTTGTTTCTCGTgcccaaggaggaaaaaaagcacaacagaaattATGCTTTGCTTGATGATCTAAAAATTGGACTGCAGTTTACATGCCTCTCATAAAATGAAATGAGTGTAAGTGACTAAACATAAAACTTCATCTGCTGTATGTAAAAATCATAGTAGACTACAAGTGTTCCTACCATTAGATGAGtaagagaaataaagaagaaGAGACAGTGTCTGGAAATACTACAGCATATTTCAGAGTCTTCTCCCCCACATCCCTCAAAAGTCAAAACACCCATAGTCTGGAAAAGTCACCTGCTACGTTGTCTTTTTTAGCTCTGATCTTGACTTGAGCTTTGTTCACATTTTGGATCACAGTGGTACtgtaaggaagaaaatgtttatctTAATCAGGAAGGATGAAGTGGTTCATTAATTCATTATATACAAAGTGAAGTAGTTATCAAATTGCTGTAAAGATTTGGAGATAGTTTTCAGCTCAGGTTTCTGAGCACAGACTTCAAAGCTAACACAGAACCTTTGAAACAAATGGGTTTCCAACAAAGTTTGGAAAAGTAAAAGAAGCAGAGTCTGTGAAGCGTTATTTTAGAAACATCTTTGACCAAGTATACAAAGCGTATCTGAAAACTAGCCAGTTATCTGACAAACtacttgaaaacattttaataacacTAAGTCTAATAAACCCATAAGACCCTCCTCCCACTAAAAGCAAAGGAATTTCAAGGTTAAAATGCAAACCGAAGCCGTAACAGTCAGTTCATTTTTAAGAGTTCATATGTATTTGTTCTTTCAGAGCAGTAATGAGTTTGTTTATCCACTATATCAAAATAACAAACTTAAGTTTCTACAATTCACCTTGAAGGATTCTAGAGTGTCTTAACATCTTCCCAGAACAGGTCACTGTAGCCAACTCTTCTACTGAAATGAAGTTTGCGTACAGGGTGGAATCTGACTATTGTTTATAACTAAGCAGTACTGCTGGTTAGGACAGGAAAACAAAGGGCACCAAGTCCAAATTAAATGTCAAAAAGTCTTTTATGGATGCTGTGCACCTGCTGCAGCACACAGATCGCTACTGCATCTGATCACTTGGTTCTTCCCCATTAATTAGTATTATAAGCTGAAACATTAACACCTCCCCACTTTTATTCTACAAAGTCTATTTCTAGTTAAATAAATTAATCAAACACCCTAGGCAGAATTATAATTTATTCCAACACAAATATCCCAGTGGAGGAAAAAGATTTGTTTCCCCTCGTTAGCCCTAGTGAGACAAGAGGTTAGGATCCTGCCCATAAGTccacaacaaagaaaaaaaatatataaatagtcTAGATTCTgctatatatttttgttttcctatatGTTAGATTCCAATCTGCAAAAAGCAACTATCTTCTCAAATCAAAGATTTGTGTGTAATTTGTGTGTAATTTCTGttaatttctgctttgtttagCTTCTAAAGGGATATACGTTTGCATCACACAAATCATCTTTTTCCTGCAGTGATGTCCCCTACCTTTATTTATCCCGTTCTTCCTGTCCTACCTAGTTCACTgccttcttttgctctttctaaaGAGTATTTaagaattttacttttcttccaaaagagaGATCAGCAGTTTGTTGATCACTTTCCCATGCGTAGGATTCCCACAAGTAAGATCAGCAATCCTCACCTGAAGTCTCCAGCTGTGAACTTTGCCTCAGCAAGCGAAAAGGCAGCTTCCCTCATCACCTCACCCATCAGCAACTTAGTCTGGGGAGAGGGGGTGGTAGGAGGAGGCAACAAAAATAAGGCATATTACTCCTTCTGAAGGATGGATAATTAAAAACATcaagaaaataatacagaatttaaaaaagagaaaaacctgtATCTCAAGCTAACTCTCAAACCACAAATCATAATTCCCAGGtgactgggaagaaaaaaaaagaagcattttagcTGTTTGATTCAGTATAAGAACTCACAGAACTGCAAAAGACTTGTCTGCCTTTATCAACAGAAAATTCTACTAGGTGGCAGTTAATTCAAACAATATAATGGCACAGTGAGAAAACACTCTTACTTGATATTGTATTGAATGATAAAAGACTTCTTAAGTTGTTCAACATACAGATGTATGCAGCTTAGTAaagctgccctctcctcctgctccagtTTTCCAATTTTTATACATTTCAACTCCTTGTGGCTAAAAAAAGTATGCTATTCAGAAGCAAGAGCTTTTGTGTATTAGCCGGTGCACCGCTGTTCTCAGTCTACAGGCAACTAGACGTAACAGCACCATGAGCTTGTCTAAAGCACCATAATGAAGTACTACTGCTAACCATAGCCATCCGTAGCAGTAACAGTCAAAACAGTATAAACAAATCCCATCTAGTATGGTAGATCAGAACCAAGCCGTATTGGGCTCTACTGAACATCTTAGACTTTATCATTTGTGCTGCGAAGAGCACAAGAAATAGGACTTGGCATTTCTTCATAAAGGAAGAAATTCCATCTTGATGAAACTTCAGGTCTCTACTTCCTGGTGTACCCAGTCATGCAGGAAACGCAGATCTGCAGCATCCTCTCAAGCAACAAAAACAGTACGACAGAACATCTTAAATCCACTCCTACAGTATTTAGCACCGTCATAGCAAATCTCCTGTAATGTAGAAGATGCAGGAGGGAACTCTAGATATAAAAGAAAGCAGAGTCTAGGACTGGTTGAAAAGAGGTGAAGAATATTAAGTCTTACAGAATTTCAGTACCATTGCAGCCAGGAAAACATACTTCTGCTCATCTGTCCTCAGTAGCCTCACTTATAAAACACAGGTTATCCACAAAGTTGTCCTACATTCCAGCCTACCTCATGAAGTTAGCAGGATGGGAATGTACAACTGACAGATAACAGACAGGTTTCAAACAGGGTgagccaaagagaagaaaatgctaGTTTACCTACCTCAATAATTTTCTTAAGGATCTGCCTGAATCGAAGTGTCAAAGCATCAGATTTTTTCTTCAAGAGGTTACGACCTGTTTGGGCTCCTTTCAAACGAGCCTTCATGATGGTCTGAGCCCTGTTaaacacaggaagaaataaaaaggtgCCGCATCATCCAAAGGGATaaggaaaaaatcaaaagttTTCTGACATGGACTTGACTGAAATTATgaagcaattaagaaaaatcaatgcaGTAAACCAGGGTGGACAATTTGGGAAtgaattctgtttttccatttaaaatcaaGGGAATCCTCCCCATCAATGAGGATTACAAGGTTAGTATCTGTAAAGCTGCACATCATGGAAAATTGGCAAGTTATTTTTCAGTCTCTCCATAATAGGAAATaagagttttcatttttcctgatgACAACTACCCCAAATGAACCATTCTGACACAGATCTGGGGAGTGAGGGATCTCTGTTTCCCTCTACTGCTGTGAACTATAGTTTAGTTTGAGTAATTTTTTGATTTAGGTTAACTAACAGTTAGTTATACTACAAAAAGCACAAGTTGTGCTAACTTAAGCTACTGCTTTGTACATACAGTTACTACACACAAAGGACAACACTCAAGACAACTCCGTGTAAGGAGTAGCCTGCACACTTCCTCTCTGACCTTGGAAAAACTAAGTATAATTAAGATTCTACCTACACTGTGAAATCCATTACTTCCCCCACTTTACAGGTATATTATGAGAATAGCTTCACTGATGTCTACAAGATGcttataactggaaaaaaaagagttttttcaaaattttcatgATAAAAAAACAAGGTCAAGGAATAAAAAGGTAGCTTTATTTTCATAACAGACTGGAACAGGCTCTGGCTCGCCACCACCTTGCACTAACTCGCTTGCTCTGTTCACCACCCGTCAGAGACTGGCTCACTTTCTACTTCAAGAAGATTTCACAGGCTCTGAGCATGCACTAAACAAAGTCTTGTGTactgtaaagaagacagagcagtTTCTGCAAGTGATCATACCCAGTACAGAAGAGGTTCATATCAGCAAAGCCTttcacaaagatttaaaaaagaaaaaaaagaaggattttgaaaattctgttctGTCATTTAACAAAAAGATTTTGTTCCAGAGGCACGCAGGCAGGCCATCTTTATTTTACTGCCCTAGCTTACTTCCCTATCAAAAAATCAGCCACATTATTGGTCTAATACCTCCTTTGAAAAAGAGGCTTGTAAATATTAAGCCTTTGCACATCGCCACCTTCTTGCCACAATGATGTATCAGCCCGCAAAACTACATCTCAGGCATCAACCCAATTTTATGCAAGGTCTGGAACAGCTTTTCACTTTAAAGCAAAGTCCTTCTATCTCAGGGAGTTCTGAGAAGAAACCAAACAGCATTATTATAACAGCAATCCTAATAGCATATCAATTTTAAACATTTGCGCTCATTCTAATGTTGGCTGCTTTCCAAGCCTTGTCAAGAGACATCTGACTTCATGACAAAGAGTCTGCTGTCAGGATCTGGAAAATTACTTGTCTGCACTTTACGGATTTgacttcctttattttcttaactCTTTATGGCCAACACAGCTGCTGCCACACCAGTTATACCAGCAACCACCCTTCAGGAGAGAGCGGGAGACACGGTTTGATCTGCGGCCTTTTTCGTACGCACGCGTTCTACAAATTGGTCTTTTTTACAACCAAAGTTCGCCTCATGGTATAACGAGGCCCCCAGAAGCCGCCTGTGTCGGCTCTGGCGCCTGCGATGGCCCCCCGACGGCCGAGGGAgccagcaccgggcaccctggaaGAGAGACCCGAGGGAGATCAGGTTGCCGCCTCCGGCCGCCAACGACGCGTTTTGCAGGAGACGCAGCGCGAGGCCGCCCCGGACGGctcccccgcggctccccgcccgccgcccccgccgccgttGCCGCGCGCGGAGGCTCACATGCGCGAGGGGAAGATCTCGATGCGGTCCTTGCCCGACATGGTggcggccggcgggcgggcagcgccgcgggatCGCTCCTTCCTCCGCGCCGCGCGCTCACGTGacgcggccccggcgcagcccctccctggcCGCCAGAGGAGGCCGGAAGAAGCCCGGATGGGGCCCCTCGCCCCCTCCCGAGGGCGGGCGTCGGCCACGCGCCTCCCTTGTGGTCACGTGCCCGCCGGGGGCCAACGGCGCTCTCTGGGGgcgggaagggagagagagagtttgcTCACGGGCCTGTTTGTGTCCTCGGGAGGTTCTTGGCTCTGCGGCTCTTAAACGGCCGTCTACGCTCTCAGCCCTTGGGGCTCCGCAAGCTCTGAGGCCGCTCTAGCTCAGCGCGAGCCTACAGCGAGCTCTGCGGTCCCTACGCCTCTGTCCCCCCTCGGCGCTGGGACTCTATGACCTGGCGGGGTGGGGCCGGCCTGTCTCGCGAGAAgtagcgcggcggggcggggcgggctggcGGCTGCGCGTTGCGGGGCGGCAGGGGCCGGCGCAGGCTGAGGCAGGAGCGGGGCCAGTGCGGGACTCAGGAGCGCGAGCGGGCAGCGGGACACCCCGACCGTCGCCAGGTAACGGCGCGCCCCGGCGCCGCTCGCGGCCTGCCACCGGCTTGGGGTCCGGCTGGGCTCGTGGggccccggagccgcccggcTCCTTCCGCGGCCTGGGGGGCTGCGCGTCTCGGCCTGCCGGTGAGGGCCGCTCCTGCGCCTGGCGGGGCTCTCGGCCGCCCTGGGGGCCGCGGCCCTCCCGCTTCGGTCCCGCGCCGCCCTCGGGGCTGGGGCTCCCCTGCCTGGGCACCGGCTCCggtcagcgccgccgccgcggggagttTCCGACCAGAAGTTAATCTCACCGGTTTCTGCAGAGGCCTGTGCGGTCGTTTAACGACAGCGTGGATTTAAACCGCTGCCTGTTCACCTCCGACGTCCTGGAGGGATGGTTTCCAGTCCTGGGGCCGCGGGTAGTGCATCGTCGCTGGGTCTCTTTCCACAGGAGGCCAGCGTAAACGGCTGGCGACCACGGAGAGGGCGCTGAAATGCTGTGTGTGCAGAGCCGTGTTTGTCCATTCTCGCTTACCAGTGTTGGGGGTGGTTGCTTTATACTGTATCTTTATTTTGTGTCTCCTACATAGATATATAGGATTAATTTGAATTGCACTAAATGGATTAGAAAGCTaactaaaatatgtatttttaattttggagTTCTTTGAATTTAAGATGATGTGAGTTCTATGAAACCTTTTAGAAGAGCGTTTTCATAATTGCGTTACTAGtttgtatttcttcctttctgaaagtTAGTGAACAATGAAAATAAGGGTGGACACAGTCTTCAAAACTGTGCAGCCATGTGTGTGTCGCAGTTGGTGTTACATATATATGGAATGCATTAGCACTGCTGTAAAGATCAGGAGTAAAACTTTGAAATGGTAACTAAATCTTTTGGAGAAATAACATATTTGACTTGGTTTTAGAGACTGCTACATCTAGAGTGATTTTAAATTTCTGTATCAGGCTTCTAGGCATAGACAAAAGGAATCAGGGTAATCTGGTTAGCACTGATGCATGTGTGGATTGCTCTCATCAGGAAAATGAAGCAGTTTCCTACAAGACTGCATGGCTTAGTGTGCATTTCTTCTTATCGCTGCATGCTTATGGAGCATTAGTTGTCGCCCTTGAATATATAATGAAAGAATCCTGTTTtgttcttcaggtttttttccatccTAACTAGCTGTATgttgggggggtgtgtgtgttttgttggggttttttgtttgttttttccatttttccagaGATGTTCTCTGTTCAATGCTTCATTCATAGTGGGCTGATTAATTCTGTCAGCTGTTTTGCTGTCTTTGCATCCTTTGACCTCTGAAAAGTGGCCTCTGGAGCTGTAAGCTTCTCTCTCTGTAGAGAattattccaaatattttaagTTGAGTTTAGAATATCATTTTCTGGAGTATAGAGATAGATGGAGTCTCTTCCTTCCCAGTACTATAGCACCTTTACTCTGCCTGTTATTTTCTCAACATTTCACATGCTGTCTTGTGATATGCTTacagataccttttttttttttttttaagcactgcaGATTTCTTTTCTGCTATGTGCTCCTGTTGTTGAAATCCGTTTTACAATTTTACATGGTATTATGAATCTGGAGGAATGAAGAGTGCTGTACCTCCTTTCCACCACATGAAGCCTCTTCTGTATTGTGTGGTATACATCATGTTACAGTCAAGTGGATAATAACTAGGTAGCAAGATTTTTTTACTTTCATGCAAGAGATGATTGTCTTAGCAAAACCTGTGAtaatattaaaatactaaaagTAATTTACCTTAGTACTTATGAAAGCCTAATTCTGAAAGCTTTTTCCTAAAGTAGTTTGCGATTTCTTGTTCCAAAGAGTTCAGTGTTCTTCTTTGTTGTCACCAGTCCTTGCTGCATTTTACTACGTTTTTGGGAGAGATCAGTGGTGTACTGTGAATTAAgtcatctttgtttctttttgtgccAATTACAGAATGCCAGGACTAAGCTGTAGATTCTACCAGCATAAATTTCCAGAGGTGGAAGATGTAGTGATGGTCAACGTTCGGTCCATTGCTGAAATGGGAGCTTATGTCAGCCTGTTAGAATACAACAACATTGAAGGCATGATCCTTCTTAGTGAGCTATCCAGAAGACGCATCCGTTCCATAAACAAACTCATCCGCATTGGGAGGAATGAATGCGTTGTGGTCATAAGGGTTGACAAAGAGAAAGGTATTCTGGGATGTTATGGGCAATATCAAGTTTGAAATCATAAAGAGAAATGCAGATAAACTGGGCAGCTtagttttccccctttttttttctgggagttTTTTATGTAACGTACTCGAACAAAATAAGAGCATAATCTCACCATTGGATTCTGAGCATTTTTCTGTGTATCCTCTGAGAATCAGGTTCATGAAGATCAGTCACACCAGTAAAGATTTGTTTAAGTGGGTCTTCCAAATTTTAAAGTCAATGTTTAGTCAACAAACCATAGTGAAGTGGGATTTTCTTTTGATGTCTGTGTAGCTTTCCTGAGTCTTATCTGGA
This window of the Dromaius novaehollandiae isolate bDroNov1 chromosome 5, bDroNov1.hap1, whole genome shotgun sequence genome carries:
- the ATP6V1D gene encoding V-type proton ATPase subunit D — protein: MSGKDRIEIFPSRMAQTIMKARLKGAQTGRNLLKKKSDALTLRFRQILKKIIETKLLMGEVMREAAFSLAEAKFTAGDFSTTVIQNVNKAQVKIRAKKDNVAGVTLPVFEHYQEGGDSYELTGLARGGEQLAKLKRNYAKAVELLVELASLQTSFVTLDEAIKITNRRVNAIEHVIIPKIERTLSYIITELDEREREEFYRLKKIQEKKKVLKEKSEKERELRRAAGGEREPANLLVEEKDEDLLFE